The DNA window CAACAGTTCCTAAACACTTCAAGTTTTAAGCACAAAATGTTGTGTACAACTGATATGTCATCCTCATCCACAACAAAACACACAAGTGGATGACCAAAACCCTTCCGATGCTAAGTTGTGAGTAGTATTTTGGTTTAGTGTATTATTTCCATTCCACCttacatttttaaaataatgtCAGCCGTTGTGTAGGTTCCCTTTACAGATTATCTTGTACCATATGGTATAAGATGAGGGTGACCTAAGCCAACAACGCCCCAACAATTTCCGACATGTTTTAATGGTTGGAGCTGTTGTAGGCTTAGGGGCATTGTTGTACCTCAGTGCGCAGTCCCCTAACcacgagaaaagaaaagaactaGGAGATGACGATTCAAAGAAGCGTGAACCTTCGAAGAAGCATCTGTTTGTGAATCCCAAAATCAAGGATCTTCGGCTTGCGCCCTCCCCAGCACCAGTTTTTAGACCAGCCAATTACCTAGCTATTGAAGACGGGAAGGTGGATGCTGCAGCActcaagaagaaaaaaggagaaGGTCCTCTGCCATACAACTTTCTCACTTGGAACCAAAAAATGAGGACAAAGGGGATCCAGAAAATGAGAACAACAACAATGAGGAAAACCAAGATTGAAGCAGCTGGGAATACTGAATTAGAATGTTCGTTTTGTTGGTCTGGAAATACTAAATTTACATAACAAGTTGGTTTGGGTGGTCGTTTTGGCTGCTGTTATTTGTTGTTTTGAATTTGGATGTTCATTTTGTTGTTTCTAGAAGGGTTATGGAGACATTTCGCTATAATATGCTGGTATagtttcttgttcttttgttttgttgcatAAACATTTGATGGTTAATGCTTGTCCTTTGGGCATTTGTTCAAGTTAGCGAATTTTGTTGTGGTTTGTCGGTGCAGGGCTTTTTGTACACAAAAAACATAAGTAAACCCACAAAAAGCCCCTAACCATTCTACAAAAGTAACCAAAAAGCCCTGCACCAACAAACCACAACAAGATCCGCTAACTTGAACAATTCCCCAAAGGACAAGCATTGTCCATCAAATGTTTatgcaacaaaacaaaagaacaagaaactATACCAGCATATTACTGCGAAACGTCTTTAGAACCCTTTCTAGAAACAACAAAATGAACATCCAAATTCAAAACAACAAATACGGGCAGCCGAAACGACCGCTCAGACCAACTTGTTATGTAAATTCAGTATTTCCAGACCAACAAAACGAACATCCAAATTCAGTATTCTCAGTAGCTTCAATCTTGGTTTTCCTCGTTATTGTTGTTCTCATTTTCTGGCTCCCCGTTGTCCTTATTTTTTGGTTCCAAGTGAGGAAGTCGTACAGCTTAGGAcccttctccttttttttcttccttagtGTTGCAGCATCCACAGATTCCCTCGCCTTCCCATCTTCAATAGCTAGGTAATTGGCTGGTTTAAAACCCGGTGCTGAGAAGGGAGCAGGTAAGAGATCCTTGATTTTGGGATTCACAAACAAATACTTCTTCGGAGGTTCACGCTTCTTCGAATCGTCATCTCCTGGTTGGTTAGGGGACTGCGCACTGAGGTACAGCAATGCCCCTAAGCCTACAACAGCCCCAACCATTAAAATATGTCGGAAATGGTTAGGGCATTGTTGGCTTAGGTCACCCTCAAGGTACAAGATGATTTGTGAAGGGAACGTGCACAACAGTTGacattattttaaaaatgtaaGGTGGAATGGAAACAATACACTAAACCAAAATACCACTCACAACTTAGCATCGGAAGGGTTTTGGTTATCTCGGTGAAGTAATTCTTTGACAAATCCCTGTCCTCACCactaaaaacatcaaaagcaaTGCAAAACTACTAAATAACATCAGAACCATTGAGTTGAAATAACATACACTTCTCTTAAATTCTCTAGCCAGACAAGTACATCACCAACAGGTCCAGATAACATAATGTGGCTGACATTcctgaaagaaagaaagaaaaacccaaaaaaaaaaaaaaaaaaaaacagattcaGATTATGACTCAATAACCGAGAAGTAAACCAGTAAATTAAATAGGCAGTCATGTGAAATCAGTATGACATGCAACCATAAATTATATACTACGCCAAACACTATAACACGTCAAGTTGAGAACAAAAGAAACTTACAATCTGTTAAGATTCCTTAAGGTCGCAATGGAACTCGGCAGATCTCCAGTAAATTTGTTATATGGCAAATCATAAGCAAGTCAGATGGGCATTGTTTCTTGCATTTCAGACTTTTTCATATGATCATTAAGCAACCAGTTCATGCAGTGGTACTTTCCTTGACAGAAGATCAAAAGTTTTTATCGTTTTGTGTAATGAGACTCAACTTAAGATTCAAATCAAACATTGAAAAAGTATCTACTTCAAATCTGAAAGGTGTAGAAGAAGCATACAGTTGTCTTAAATTCCGCAGACCAGTAAATGCATCCCCAGTAGGTCCGGATAACAAATTATGGCTTAGATTCCTAAAATAAAGGAGCATTTCAGTTTATGGCTAATCATGATCCAAAACCAGTAATAGACTCGATTAGGCAACAGTCAGGGAATATTGAATTCACAAATATTGAAGATAGAGAGACAAGGAGTAGGGGATGTTTTCCACCACATTGTTGCATGCCAGATTTCTGCATAGAATCCTTAAAATTATCGAAAAAGCAATGGTTCAGACTATGAAGTTTTCTGCAACAATGTTAAGGTGATCAAAGAAACATTTTGTACATAATATAGTGAATGGAAGAGTTGCATTACATACAGGTATATCACAGGGGAAACAACACATGAAACTCCATCCCATGACTTTTCACAAGGATCCCCACCATCCGATTGCCACCCCTTTAGCACCAGTGGGTTGTTAAGGACCCGGTAAAAATCATGAAGTGCCGTGACTGCAATGCACAGAGTACAATTAAAATGTAAAACATAATCATCTTGAAGCTAATTCAATTCTAATTTTAGAACAAATCTTTCTTGACCACCGAAGTCGAGCGGATGGAAAGAACCACAAGACTTACTattgttttgggtttgttaattttctgtttggttcgCTAGAAAATTTAGCTTAAGTACCATAACTCTACTCATGATTTTGTTAGCACCCAAAAAGGAAACTGAACCGAAACCAGAAATTatagacagaaaaaaaaaaaaaaactaattgaaCCATTATTTCGAATTTTTTGTGACCATTAGGGTTGGGCACGATGCGATTCCACCCCTAAATTGAAACCGGAACCGAAACCAGAAAATATCAACAGTTCAGTTTGGTGTGGTTCcgcttaaatttattactagaaCCGTATGATTAGGTCTACACCGATTCTGATTTGGTTCTTACCGGTTTACGGTTCCGAATACTAAATTATTTGAACCCCAAATCATCATGCATTTAAATACATCTTTTAAAACTGATTATATAAAGTTGTATACCACATATATCATTTTTAATGCAAATGTCTTTGGTCAGTGGCACCAAGTCAACCAAAAGAGACAATTAAAAGAAATATGCATTGGTCagtcaacaaacaaaaaaatcatgaaCTCAAGTAGCATTAGTCTCCTGATATTGGCAGCAGTAGCAATAGCagcaagaaaaaagaaatattcAAATAGCATTAAAGGAAATATGCATTGGTCTCTTGATATTGGCAGCAACaagaagcaaaaacaaaaatccaaatGTCATTGGCAATGGCAGATTCTTTTTTAAACAGCAGCTTTTGTAAACAATCAAACAACAtttaatcaaatcaaataacTTATTTCAGAGAGCAAACAAAATCAAACAACTTCTTATTTCAGAGAGCAAGCAAACAACATACATCAAACAACAAGCTTACAATTCAAATTAATAAGGAAGGTGCTATAAAACTAAAGTTACATACATACCATCAATAGTAAAAGGTGATGAGTTATGATTGAATAGTTTCTGAAGCCCCAATGCTAGATGTGCCACCATTCATTTTTTCTAGAACATGTAAAAAATCAAGAATTCATTAGAAAATAAGAAAGTAAGCACACATACATCAACACCTTGTATTCTCTCATCCGCGTCAAACACCAACCCACCCCTCTCCCTTCCCTCCCCTTctaagtttcaatccaattttcaaTACAAACAACAAATCCATTCACACATATACTAAATTATAGAAATATAGATTCACACATAAGGTGTGGGCATTGTCCTTAACAACCCATGTGATTTTGATTGTCCTTAACGTTGTGTTACCAACGTTGGTTTATAAAATCCCAACCCTTGAAAACCCAACACACCCGCATGGTATTAAAACAAGCTTTTATCTTTAACACATGCCACATGGCATGCTCTTAATGGATGCAAGTTAAAACTTTGTGGTCTTTCCCACACATTAGCTTTTTGATTTCTAAAATATCATAAGCCGCTTTACTTCTCCAAAATCCCCAACTTCAGTTTTCTCCGTTGCATCCTCCATAGCCACTCCATTAAATTTCTTTTAAGATTCCTAGTTTCCTATGCAGCTTTGTTGGTATTCTGAGCATGTCGGCCCCGCCTACGGGTTGAGGGTAAACCCTGCCCAATCCACCCAATGTCCAGCCCTACCCTTTAATTCTTGGCAAAAATAATGGATGCTCTTATTGATTACCAACATATGGTAGTTTTAAGTGATACTATTACAATTTAGGCTGCACATCACTCAACACGAGCTAACCTCACAAGAATACAGTagtacaacaaaaaaaaaagtgtaaattttaatttagcccaagagaaaatggaaaacTAGTAGAACTCAGTCATATTCCTAATCTCAAATATGAGAAAAGATAGAGAAAATACCAAGGAGGGAGGACGGAGGACAAAGCGTTGTGAGCTGTCGCGGATGGGGGATGATGATGGTCATCATAGAGAGCTGATGTTGTGGTATGCCCGAGGAATCGCTGATGTTTTTAGATGAGAGACCATGAGTGAGGTGGTCGATTGAGTGAAAAAGAATGAAAGTTTAAAAGTGTGAAATGGGGGATGTGAGGAAGTAAGTGAGGTGAGGGTGAGATGGGTGAGCCCTAATTGGGATGGGATCCACTGTTTTGCAACTTGgtaaaactaatttttcaaccTATTATACCATgacatgtgtgtgtatatatgtatatatatacatactttatttatttattattaataaaacgGTTCGGTTCGATTCCGGCCAGTTCTTGTTTATTTGAAATCGGAATCGAAACCGGTTTGAACCGGTTCAGTTCGATTTTTTACTCAAAGTTGACTTTTTCGGTCGACATagttctttttggttttttttttatacggTTCGTTGCGGTTTTGCGATTTCCACCCCTAGTGACCACATCACTCTGACAGCACAAAGACCTACTTTTTCTACAGTATCTAAAACGTCAAGTCGTTTTCCAGAAACGACGGTTCTATTTATTTTCCCGCCAAATTTCCTACAGTATCTAAATTTCCTGACCTTTCCGTTTGGTATAATCCTTGGAAAACTAACATTAAAAGTCTATTTacctgaaattaaaaaaaattaaccatttTAGTCTGATCGGCCCGAATAACAGAGAGTTCACAAGTTCAGATTCTATCCTTTCTCAAATTTTCCTCCACTTTCTCGGTAACCAAACAGGAGATCATGTACCCCAAAACAACGAACTTCATCAAATGCAGCAATCAATCGTAAAGCAAATAGTCAGAGAAACGTGAAAGAAGTAAAAGTAAATTTTCTTTCGTTTTCCCgcattttctcggcaaccaaacggAGTGGAAAGTGTGaagaaaaaacagtaaaattgaCCGAAACGTAATCAAGATTACATTTTTGAGAGAAGAAAACGACGTCGGAGCTCGGGTTAGATGAACTTTGGAGGAAGCAACGGgcacggagagagagagtgctgTGGAGGTTGCGGACAATAAgatagagagaggagagagggagagaagaatATGTCGTAACAAGTCAAAAAGCTGGAGTCCACGTAGGAACAATGCCGTTTCGTCTCGTTTCTTTGCGGGGCCACTTCTCGGCGTTTGTTCGACTTCTTCTCGATTTCATAACCTAGAGTCTCCTGAAGAGTTTTTCATCTTTCTCCGtgtgtttgatttattttttgtgttggTTGTTTTCGATTTACTGATGGATTttgtatttaaattttctttttataattttgggGGTTTTGTTTGTGTGCTCGGATGCTATGTGTGGCTGTctgatttcattatttttttgctttcaGGAAACGCTGGTGTTCTAATTTTGGGGTTTTTGCTGAAGTATATAGTTTGTTGAAacatttagtttttaatatatTAACAGTTTTGCAGGGTCAATTTTGTGTTAGTTTTGTTACCaacttgttttatttcttttattttttaggtttcGATCTCCTTCTATTTGAGTGGTATACTGGTATACAATTTATTGTTCTAAATTCACAATCTTACACTCACAGATTTCGCCGCTCAACCTATACTTGGTAATCAGTTCGAAGTTGGACTATTTTAACCCTTTCAGTTTTTAGACTCTATAGTGTTATATCCAATGTTTTATTTTGATTCTACATTCattttgattttacttttgacTTTCATTCCACGTTCATTTTGATTGAGTTGTTTTAAGGACTTTGCGGAAGGACTCCCTTTGGAATTGCCGAATACTGTTGTTTGTCAGGTGGATGCCTTGGAAGCAGAGTTAATTGCTACTAAAAAGGTGTAGAAGCTTAGCTAGACCGTAACTATCATGAAGAAGTAAATAACTATAAAAGTAGTTTCATTATGGTCTATAGTCATCTGCCACACCTTTGCATGACTCTTATGATCGTATCTACCtttgaaattgaatttgggatTTGATTATTTCAATTAGTTTCTCTGGTTTATATTTCAAGGTCAGCCGGTTTTGTATTTAGCAtcaattaattgtttttttcttgGTGAGTACCTAAATGTTTACACTTTCAATTTAACAGAAAAGGATAAATTGAGACAAACTTGGAACCTAATAAATCAATATTAGCAAACCAATAAACTTATTTCGTGACTATCACAATATAGTTTCAATATTCTACTTTTTGCTTACAATTATGTTCTCTCTAGGACGTTAAGGTAcatttttggtttttaagttTCACCGCCAAATACCAATTGTTTGATTGTGTTTTCTAACCTCTCTATTCTCAATAATGTTAATGTTTTGTGATACCAGCCAGCTTGTGGTAagcctttcttttttttattgctttcatttGTTTATATGTGAATCAATAACTTTGTTTACAAATAATGAATGTTGCAATTGATGATAAATTGATTCCTTGTTTAAAAACTTGAACTCTAGATATGTGCAAAATATCCATAACTTGAACTCAACCTATGGACCTCAAATCTCGGTGCGTCTTCCATCATTTCTCCAATCTCACTATATTTGGAACTATTACACTTGCAATCATATTAAT is part of the Malus domestica chromosome 12, GDT2T_hap1 genome and encodes:
- the LOC139190243 gene encoding protein STRUBBELIG-RECEPTOR FAMILY 4-like isoform X1, encoding MVAHLALGLQKLFNHNSSPFTIDVTALHDFYRVLNNPLVLKGWQSDGGDPCEKSWDGVSCVVSPVIYLNLSHNLLSGPTGDAFTGLRNLRQLSAEFHCDLKES
- the LOC139190243 gene encoding protein STRUBBELIG-RECEPTOR FAMILY 4-like isoform X2, which translates into the protein MVAHLALGLQKLFNHNSSPFTIDVTALHDFYRVLNNPLVLKGWQSDGGDPCEKSWDGVSCVVSPVIYLNLSHNLLSGPTGDAFTGLRNLRQLTTA